From a region of the Synechococcus sp. PCC 7502 genome:
- the holA gene encoding DNA polymerase III subunit delta translates to MTMYFFWGDDEYKITQTVKKLKLELIDPLWADFNELKVNAGSDLDMIAAFNHACTAPFGNGDRLTWLADTTIAQKCSDSLLAELERTLNYLPEQSHLVFTSSTKPDGRIKSTKLLQKYAKVQEFSLIPGWNTEAIAQLVKDIATSEGVNLTKDGIDFLVEAVGADSRRLVMELQKLKLLNDSSKPDASKPLNAKAIAQLVNQTAHNSFQLATAIRLGQVSQSLTLLTELLNNNEAGLRIAATLTTQFRTWLWVKVLQDAGERDDKAIATAAEISNPKRVYYFKQEVQHLKSQNLIKALSVLLQLEQGLKRGANETAVLQTAVIELCTLTKT, encoded by the coding sequence ATGACAATGTATTTTTTTTGGGGAGATGATGAGTATAAAATTACCCAAACTGTCAAGAAACTGAAATTAGAATTAATAGACCCGTTATGGGCAGATTTTAACGAGCTTAAAGTCAATGCGGGTAGTGATTTAGATATGATTGCGGCTTTTAATCACGCCTGTACTGCTCCCTTTGGTAATGGCGATCGCCTGACTTGGTTAGCAGATACAACTATTGCCCAGAAATGCTCGGATAGTCTTTTGGCTGAATTAGAAAGAACTCTTAATTATTTGCCCGAACAATCCCATTTAGTTTTTACTAGCTCAACTAAACCCGACGGTAGGATTAAATCCACTAAGCTATTACAGAAATATGCCAAGGTTCAAGAGTTTTCGCTTATTCCCGGTTGGAACACCGAGGCGATCGCTCAATTAGTTAAAGATATAGCAACTTCCGAAGGAGTTAACCTGACTAAGGATGGCATAGATTTTTTAGTCGAAGCAGTCGGGGCGGACTCACGGCGTTTAGTCATGGAGTTACAAAAACTAAAGTTACTAAATGATTCGAGTAAACCAGATGCGAGCAAACCATTAAATGCAAAGGCGATCGCCCAATTAGTTAATCAAACTGCCCATAATAGTTTTCAATTAGCAACTGCTATTCGCTTGGGACAAGTTAGTCAATCCCTGACATTACTAACAGAGTTACTAAATAACAATGAAGCAGGGTTAAGAATTGCTGCCACCTTAACTACCCAATTTCGGACTTGGTTATGGGTAAAAGTTTTGCAAGATGCAGGGGAAAGGGATGATAAGGCGATCGCTACTGCGGCGGAAATTAGTAACCCTAAACGAGTTTATTACTTTAAACAAGAAGTGCAGCACTTAAAAAGTCAGAATTTAATCAAGGCACTTTCAGTTTTACTGCAACTAGAACAAGGGTTAAAAAGAGGTGCTAATGAAACCGCAGTCCTGCAAACGGCAGTA
- a CDS encoding sugar transferase, whose translation MVTRGQTGRFLPRSKSRITAIPWKRAFDIGFSLSVLVLLFPLYLAIAALIYFTSSGSIFYRQQRVGKDGRIFSCIKFRTMMIGADQILQDLLEQCPHQKAEFESSFKLKNDPRITPIGKWLRLTSLDELPQFWHVLTGEMSVVGPRPLVVEELSRYGNAIDQVLSVRPGITGLWQVSGRNDLPYPRRVQLDLYYARHHNFGLDLWIVLKTVAIVIFPKGNGAY comes from the coding sequence ATGGTAACTAGAGGTCAAACTGGTAGGTTTTTACCTAGAAGCAAGTCAAGAATAACGGCAATTCCTTGGAAACGGGCATTTGATATTGGGTTTTCGCTCAGTGTTTTAGTTTTATTATTTCCCCTCTATCTGGCGATCGCTGCCCTGATCTATTTTACTTCTTCAGGTTCAATATTTTACAGGCAACAACGAGTGGGGAAAGATGGGCGTATATTTTCCTGCATCAAGTTCAGAACTATGATGATTGGTGCCGATCAGATATTGCAGGATTTACTAGAGCAGTGTCCTCACCAAAAAGCTGAATTTGAAAGTAGTTTCAAGCTGAAGAACGATCCTCGCATTACCCCCATTGGTAAATGGTTAAGACTTACCAGCCTAGATGAATTACCACAGTTTTGGCATGTACTCACTGGGGAAATGAGTGTGGTTGGACCCCGTCCTTTGGTAGTGGAAGAGCTATCCAGATACGGTAATGCCATAGATCAAGTACTTTCAGTTCGACCCGGAATTACTGGACTATGGCAGGTATCAGGGCGTAACGACTTACCCTATCCACGCCGAGTACAACTAGACCTTTACTACGCTCGCCATCATAACTTCGGCTTAGACCTATGGATTGTGTTAAAAACTGTTGCTATAGTTATCTTTCCTAAGGGCAACGGAGCATATTAA
- a CDS encoding glycosyltransferase family 4 protein — translation MKILFVSSSSGSRGGGELYLIYLGQELANRGHTVGLWCSQDTEMDELAISFSKFGKVLRSPYTNTYKRKFRSFTHIFPKINQEIISQWQLFKPDILHINKQNLEDGLDLLAWSNYLSIPSVTTVHITQTQASLGAVLGNWRDVIAKQALIKYRGTLLAISENRSKELAFFLSPTTKNPRKNLRKILAINNGVNVPTEKERLTQRQAARLQLKLNPHKLLIVAVARMESQKQPLLFLKWAAHLKLNLPSAQFLWVGDGRLTPEWDQWVIENNAQNYIQRLGWQNDVTPYLAAADGFFHPAAFEGLPFALLEAMAWCLPCVITSTLAEELKFPQGVYFVTSEKNNFEELDNFIDTQKRNIVAIAGYKLINQLFSLEKMVDNYVALYQDLLSNPFPV, via the coding sequence ATGAAAATTCTATTTGTTAGTAGTAGCTCTGGATCAAGGGGAGGTGGTGAACTATATTTAATATACTTAGGGCAGGAACTAGCCAATCGGGGACATACAGTGGGGCTATGGTGTTCACAAGATACTGAAATGGATGAGTTAGCAATCTCTTTTAGTAAATTTGGAAAAGTCTTGCGATCGCCTTACACTAATACCTACAAGCGTAAATTTCGATCTTTTACCCATATATTCCCCAAAATAAATCAAGAAATCATCTCTCAATGGCAGTTATTTAAGCCTGATATTCTTCATATTAATAAGCAGAATTTGGAAGATGGATTAGATTTATTAGCATGGAGTAATTATTTATCTATTCCTTCTGTAACTACAGTTCATATAACTCAGACTCAGGCAAGTTTAGGGGCTGTTTTAGGAAATTGGCGAGATGTAATAGCTAAACAAGCATTGATAAAATATAGAGGTACACTATTAGCGATTTCGGAAAATCGGAGTAAGGAATTAGCATTTTTCCTTTCCCCCACCACTAAAAATCCAAGAAAAAATTTAAGAAAAATATTAGCTATTAATAACGGAGTTAATGTTCCTACGGAAAAAGAGCGATTAACTCAACGTCAAGCAGCTCGTTTACAACTTAAATTAAATCCCCATAAGTTATTAATAGTAGCGGTGGCAAGAATGGAATCACAAAAACAGCCCCTCCTATTTCTAAAGTGGGCAGCCCATCTCAAGCTTAATCTGCCATCTGCTCAATTTTTATGGGTGGGTGATGGACGTTTAACCCCTGAATGGGATCAATGGGTTATAGAAAATAATGCTCAAAATTACATTCAGCGTTTAGGTTGGCAAAATGACGTAACCCCATATCTAGCTGCTGCAGACGGATTTTTTCATCCCGCCGCCTTTGAAGGACTACCATTTGCCCTATTGGAAGCAATGGCTTGGTGTTTACCCTGTGTGATTACCTCAACTTTGGCAGAAGAACTTAAGTTTCCCCAAGGAGTTTATTTTGTTACTTCTGAAAAAAATAACTTTGAGGAATTAGATAACTTTATCGATACTCAAAAACGGAATATAGTGGCGATCGCAGGTTATAAACTTATCAATCAGCTATTTTCCTTGGAAAAAATGGTGGATAATTACGTTGCATTGTATCAAGACTTATTATCTAATCCCTTCCCAGTCTAA
- a CDS encoding glycosyltransferase family 4 protein yields MSLTSQLLLRFQAKRIPCIFWGEQMIGSASGIKGSLQKTLASALNNCQAIAAIGSHAVQDYQQRFPNKPIFNIPYYCDLEAFSQEIPQRPRTPPTILFCGQMIARKGLDLLLQAFEQLISMGLTSRLLLVGREADLPQMLTKVSEKNQHYIEYAGFQAPEDLPHFFRQADIFVLPSRHDGWGVVINQAIGAGLPVICSDAVGAANDLIEQGINGYTFPNGDVATLTTILANYLQNPEGIRIASDESLRKSIIWSTKAGSQNWVNVLHQII; encoded by the coding sequence ATGAGTTTAACATCTCAACTACTACTACGATTCCAAGCTAAACGCATACCCTGTATATTTTGGGGCGAACAGATGATTGGTTCTGCCTCTGGGATAAAAGGAAGCCTGCAAAAGACTTTGGCTAGTGCCTTAAATAATTGTCAAGCGATCGCTGCCATTGGTTCTCACGCCGTCCAAGATTATCAACAACGATTTCCCAATAAACCTATCTTTAATATTCCCTACTATTGTGACTTAGAAGCTTTTAGTCAAGAAATTCCCCAACGACCTCGTACCCCACCCACCATTTTATTCTGTGGACAAATGATTGCCCGTAAAGGACTTGATCTATTACTCCAAGCCTTTGAGCAGCTTATATCAATGGGTTTAACATCTCGACTATTATTAGTAGGGCGTGAAGCAGACTTACCTCAAATGCTCACCAAGGTTTCAGAAAAAAACCAGCATTATATTGAATATGCAGGCTTTCAAGCTCCAGAAGATTTGCCCCATTTTTTTCGTCAAGCCGATATATTTGTTCTTCCCAGTCGTCACGATGGTTGGGGGGTAGTGATAAATCAAGCAATTGGTGCGGGTCTACCTGTAATTTGCTCTGATGCTGTAGGCGCAGCCAATGACTTAATCGAGCAAGGCATAAATGGATATACTTTTCCTAATGGGGATGTTGCCACCTTGACCACAATTTTAGCCAATTATCTGCAAAACCCCGAGGGTATTAGGATAGCTAGTGATGAATCTCTGAGAAAATCTATTATTTGGTCAACTAAAGCAGGTAGTCAAAATTGGGTAAATGTGTTACATCAAATAATCTAA
- a CDS encoding glycosyltransferase family 4 protein: protein MIRGSKTWICCQIGAREHYSIPRALQQDGKLACLITDAWVTPSSPLNILAPSGLKERFHKDLAQVPVYAFNNSLISFEIAQKLRKCIGWEQTIARNHWFQKEAIKKLTQLAKQFTTPPILFSYSYAALELFKFARQQGWTTVLGQIDPGIEEERIVTQEYESHPQYRGNWQPAPAKYWQDWQEECSLANVIIVNSHWSRQLLEKAGIESQKIQIVPLIYTPPEEVNNFSRTYPESFTQERPLRVLFLGQVILRKGIASVLSSIKLLTGLPIEFWIIGSQQIEIPPYFKTHLQIRWVGHINRSETAQYYQLADIFLFPTLSDGFGLTQLEAQAWKLPIVASRYCGDVVLDGVNGWLLNEVSAEAIADQLKSILQSPQCLNEFSNKLVPRTLVQDVPNYKPSDLSSLLESMVNSYN from the coding sequence CTAAAACTTGGATTTGCTGTCAAATTGGAGCAAGGGAACATTACTCAATCCCCAGAGCATTGCAACAAGACGGAAAATTAGCATGTTTAATCACAGATGCTTGGGTTACTCCTAGCTCACCTCTTAACATCTTGGCTCCATCGGGACTTAAGGAGCGTTTTCATAAAGACCTAGCACAGGTACCAGTTTATGCTTTTAACAACTCACTTATTAGCTTTGAGATCGCCCAAAAACTCCGAAAGTGTATTGGGTGGGAGCAAACTATTGCCCGTAATCATTGGTTTCAAAAAGAAGCTATTAAAAAACTTACTCAACTGGCAAAACAATTTACCACCCCTCCAATTTTATTTTCCTATAGCTACGCTGCTTTAGAGCTATTTAAGTTTGCGAGACAACAGGGATGGACTACAGTTCTAGGGCAAATCGATCCAGGAATTGAAGAAGAAAGAATTGTGACCCAAGAGTATGAAAGCCATCCTCAATATCGTGGTAATTGGCAACCCGCCCCTGCAAAGTATTGGCAAGATTGGCAAGAAGAATGTAGTTTAGCTAATGTCATTATTGTTAATTCACATTGGTCACGTCAACTTTTAGAAAAAGCAGGCATAGAGTCTCAGAAAATTCAGATCGTGCCATTAATATATACGCCACCAGAAGAAGTTAACAATTTTAGTCGCACTTACCCTGAAAGTTTTACTCAAGAACGACCGTTAAGGGTTTTATTTTTAGGACAAGTAATTTTACGTAAAGGCATTGCGTCGGTATTAAGTTCGATCAAGTTACTTACAGGTTTACCTATAGAGTTTTGGATCATCGGGTCTCAGCAAATTGAAATTCCTCCATACTTTAAAACTCATCTCCAAATTCGTTGGGTAGGACATATTAATAGAAGTGAAACAGCCCAATACTATCAATTAGCAGATATATTTTTGTTTCCAACACTTTCGGACGGCTTTGGGTTAACCCAACTAGAGGCACAAGCATGGAAACTGCCTATTGTTGCTTCTCGTTATTGTGGAGATGTAGTTTTAGATGGGGTTAACGGTTGGCTTTTGAATGAAGTTAGTGCTGAAGCGATCGCCGATCAACTAAAATCAATTTTGCAATCTCCTCAATGTTTAAATGAATTTTCAAATAAATTAGTGCCAAGGACTCTAGTTCAAGATGTGCCAAATTACAAACCATCTGACCTGTCATCACTTTTAGAATCGATGGTAAATTCATACAATTGA